Proteins from a single region of Microcoleus sp. AS-A8:
- a CDS encoding IS630 family transposase: LAARTYRDLAKAIENAFSIVSLKDIRNWFTHCCYCTSLD; the protein is encoded by the coding sequence CACTCGCTGCTAGAACTTATCGAGATTTAGCTAAAGCTATTGAAAATGCATTTTCAATAGTGTCTCTAAAGGATATTCGGAATTGGTTTACTCATTGCTGTTACTGTACCTCACTAGACTAG